AATCATGGAGCATTTGATGTATGAGAAAATCATCTTTAAAGGAGTTCTAGCCAATTTATCTACttttttgaatcaaattattttcatcttGGTTTATAGGTTGAATTGGATGTAATCCTTTAAATTACTTCTATTAACATCTAAGGTGTATTCTTGAATGGTAAGAATTGAATAAACATTGtatttgttatgaataataagcCTTAGTGGATGTTCATCCTTATCTGTTCGTTGTCCTATAATTCTCACTAGTAAAGTGGACCTTAATTGTCTTTGGTCTTTCACTTCCTTCTATGtatcctataaataggactctTGTTATGATGTAAATACATACATATGATGAAGAGAATAATAGAAAGCTTTTCTATCTCTACTCTCTATATCTATtactataatatattaaaatcgattatcacatccttattatttttaactacattgcaagttttatatccttcattgtaatttcactaatatatatatatatatatatatatatatatatatataaaagataaattaaaaaaataccaaaaaatatagaaaaaaaaaatatatatatatatatatatatatataaaagataaattaaaaaaataccaaaaaatatagaaaaaataagatgagtAGAAAACACATTGTATTCTTGAATTTATAAAGGTGTTTTGGAAGTATCTATTTTTACTTTTGAACTTTAATTCCTTAATATAATGGTGCTATTGTCAGTTTCGGAAACTTTTGGAAGAAAGTCTGTTATTATTATTCTCATCACTTTTTTGTCGTTTTGCTCCCTCAAAAATCAACCCTCCCTGGGCTTTCCATTCAGGAATACGATTCTCCAAGGAAGATACACGCATTTACATCATTCCAAAACCTTTCATAAAGCACTCTTATAGTACATCACTGATCACGTTATTTTTTTCTACTGcagaaaattaatcaaaatggAAATATCCTCTAATTCATATGAATTctcctatgtttttttttggtaatggTGAACACTATGTTACATAAGAGTTTTGTTGGATACATATCTATTATTCAATCATTTACagtatgttattttttatatttaattatttttttataattttaaattttaaaataatttggtGAATAAATGTAGTTTTCAAAAAGATTAATttttaccaatcgttagttggttcagtggtgattggtgttgaacttggtaggaaggaccgcggttcgatccctacaactacgatcgggagagggctgaaatcacttgatgccagaactgacccccgaaccagattcaactggtggtgaaagccaacaAAAGGATTGGTTTTTAAAACTATATCGATAGACCTAATTCTACTTCTTCCTTCTTTTTCAATTGAAAAAAACCGTTATAAGttaaatgttgaatttggatgtcaatttatatttgaataattttttaagtgttctttaatctttaaaaaatttcaattttgtccatAAATTATAGCGCAGCCAgtagaaatgttaaaatataattactaGGCTGTGCGTTATGATTGGAGTTCAAACATCGGTCTAATACTTTGTGTGCGTAAgtttcttaaaacaaaaatcCTATTTTTAACTCAAGCAATTAGATGAGATGACGCGAGTCACTTCTAGCATAATCAATGTCCTGTGTTCGATCCCTGACTTGGGCATGCAACAATATGTAAAAACTCTTAAGGAAAGTTCTGGCATAACCAAAATTCTACGTTCGGTCCTTGACTTAGGCATGCGGCAATGTTGAAACTCTTAAGGAGAATTTGCCGCTAGTATATATGAGTCCCACAAGTTCCTATCACAAATTGGGTATTATTTTCACActataatgtttattttttcattaatgAAAAACTTATCTACAAATTAATGTTTTACGTGTAATAGTAACTTTCCACCGTAACCAACTTAGATTATCATAATTACATGCATAGAATTTAGACacagtatttattttgttaagtaagAACAATTTAAAAGGATAAAATGATGATAAAACACTAATTTTACATTTGTGGGCAATAAACAACCAACAAAGTTATCTTTTATCACACGTTTCTTTCACTCCAAAAACATCaatatttttagtctttttctctcttctttttttccaCTTATTAACATTCCACTCTCACAATTACCACCATTTTTCTCATCACTTTCACATATCTTTATTCATCTTCAATTTTTCACTTCAATCCTTACCTTTTCTCTCTCACTTTATAGATTCTtctcaattcaatttttttgtgaaaaaatttAGTCTTTTAATAACCCTTTAAGGTTTTAAGCTTATAGaggtgttttatttttttttttgttgatatttcaAAACTAGAGTGACGTCCCTTTTGATTTTTCTCTATAAAGATTGAAATTTTAATGGAAAATGTTTCAGTTATGTGTAAGGAAGAGGATCAAATGGATTTGCCACCAGGGTTTAGGTTTCATCCAACTGATGAAGAGCTTATTAGCCATTATCTTCTAAGAAAAGTAACTGACACAAACTTTTCTGCTAAGGCCATTGGAGAGGTTGATTTAAACAAATCTGAACCTTGGGATTTGCCATGtaagttattttaaatttaatttatatgcaccgacggtgtaaatcagttaattataattgttcgatcactaaaaaaaacatacaaaatgATGGTTTTTCTGATAGGTTGATGATGGTAGTATAAAAAGTTTTACGCTGACAGtgaatcaaaattattttcttttatattaattttgggATTTTGTGAGCATGTTTTGATTAATTTGGTTGTAGGGAAAGCAAAAATGGGTGAGAaagaatggtattttttttgtgtgagaGATAGAAAGTATCCAACTGGTTTAAGGACTAATAGAGCAACTGAAGCTGGATATTGGAAAGCAACAGGAAAAGATAAGGAAATTTATAGAGGAAAATCTCTTGTTGGAATGAAGAAAACTCTTGTTTTCTATAAAGGAAGAGCACCTAAAGGAGAGAAAACTAATTGGGTGATGCATGAATATAGACTTGATGGTAAATTGTCTATTCATAATCTCCCTAAAACTGCAAAGGTAAATTCTCTATTACAAAAGTGTATACATTTTTTCTTCCTAAATAAAGGTATGCGATCGTAAACAAATGCATTTGAGGTCGCAAGTTTCTCCAATATTAGTGATCACGATACGATTCTTACTATGACTACTATAAAACATTCGTCGTGAAGTTTTATTCATTGATAGTCTCTATAGCATAGACACCTTCGATCGAAGGTGTTTCTGGTCTCTGACCTCTATAGCATAGACACATTCAATCAAAGGTGTTTCTGGTATCTGACATGTGTCTGTGTCTAAAACCAACACAACACTGCCACAAGTgattacatttaatttatttattagttcAAATTATCATTAGTGTGTCGACATGCAGGGTCAGTGTCGTGTCTGTGTCAGTGCTTCATTGTTACTAATTGGTTTTGGTCTTTTGTAGCAGAATGAGTGGGTGATTTGCAGGGTATATCAGAAGAGTTTATCAAGCAAAAAGACATGTTTTTCTGGTGGGATAATGAGGTTAAACTCTTTTGGAAATGAACTTGGTTCTTCTATTCTTCCACCACTCACAGAATCCTCACCTTATTCCATTGACAAAATCAAATCACCTTACGTGTCCTGCTTCTCCAATCCAATTGAAAGAAACCAAGTTGGAATCTTTAATACCTTTAGCAACAACCCTTTTGAGGTTCATTCAAATCATTCAATTAATCTTCCAAAAAACACACTTTCTATTGGTTCGTTTTACTCTAATCAAGAGGTTCAAACCACACCAAATTTGCCATTATCTGGTTCTGTTTATAACAATGGATCAAACTTTGAGAATCAGCAGCACCTACCTGTTTCAACTGCACCAATAGATATATCTACCTTGTGGAATTATTAATCTCAAATCAACtagaatttggaagaaaaaagacaaaatttTCAGCTGTAAAAGTTGAGGCAAAAGAGGAGTTACATcatcatatataatttattagtGTTCTATGTgtttgttatgttatttttgtttgtctCTATGGAATTTAACCAAAAGATGCATTGAATAATAGTGAAGCGTACAGGTATCTTCTGCGCATAACTGCAAAGACTAATCTCTCAAGCCTTTTtgctttattatattttgtacTATAAGAATTATGATTATGGTGTtgtaatatattgtttgtttaCATGAGAATTATTATTGAATACTATAAGTTTGGATTTCATAAGAATGTGACATGGTTGATTATATTTTTGTGGATTCTGTTGACAACTATATAGAGAGTGACATTTTATATATTCTGGTAATATATGAATTGCATATTAAAGTATTTGATTGTGGGGtctgaatgaatgaatgaatcaatcaatcaagTACGGTAAGCATTGAAAATCTaacaaaattttctctctccctTCTTTTGTACTATAACATATGTGTGTGTACTGTCATTCTTTGACAGAGACCAAAACTAACTTATCTTCCTCTTACTTGGGTAAGACAGTATCTTCATGTACGCGTGATATGGATATGGTAAGACAGCACTTCTATGTTTGTTTCATTGTCCAACACATAAATCCAAATGATTTTAACAAATCAATCATCTTTGTAAATTAAAAAGTGTTTATAGCATTTCGTTTATAACTATATATATTGGGTACAAATAGGAATATCAATCTTCTATTTGGATTGGAATTTCACAATGTTCTCGTATTTAtatctttgaaatttcacaattgTGTTGAAATGTAATTCAAAGATGTTGATTAGTTAATGCTTTACTTGGTGATCAAgtaatatgttattttttttttctttttaaaacttggtatccggccctaggaccgactaatctaaggggaccaatcccaccacccacttgcggggggttcatttaaagccagagttttttttttgctctgtatggacttaacCCACCGAAATTGCCATAAGGAGGAATCGAACCTAAGATCTTGataggagcatactccaaggacccaagtcaacaccactagaccaaccccaagtgggccAAGTGAGTTGTAATATGTTTGTTAAGATTGGTTATGGGGCCTTACCTGTTGATCAAGTAACATTACTAACCGTTATGGTTATGATAATTGGGACTTAGTTTGTTGATCCATAAGCCCAATATGAGTATAGATATTTGGGGAATTGCTCTTCAACCCTCCTCCCCCCGGGTGTTAAAACCCGGGTGGCACCTTACCGGGAGATAAAATTCGGTAGGCTATAAAATGCACACTctcaattacttatttaaacACCTATCAAATTATATCTCACAGTAGGCCTGAaaccactatttttttttgctattgtTGTTTGGAGATCAATTTTCAAGTTTCAAAATCCATTGCTGCAGCTCATTGATTAAAGATCTAGTTCATTGGGGAATCTTGTAAATAACTTTGTTGGCAAGCTTCCAAATATTGACAACTCATCCAATATTGCAATAGATGGCACAAACAAATGAAAGTTATTTTTGGATTCCAAATGTTAAAGAAGTGGTACAAACTGGTGTAGAACCTCTCTCAAATGATGCAATAAATAGATGCACAAAGGGCAGCTCATAAAGAATTAAAGATTTGAAAGTCATATTCTTTATCCATCACTGTGTTGATTAATTGTTATGTCATGAGAGGCAGCCTAATGAATCATTCATATTTGATTAGTTGTACACTATATCTTTACCCAAAACTTTATCCACACTCAACGGGACAcgccgcctgaccacctttgtcaggaagaTTTTCGATACAAGAAGCCGGTTGAACCCTTAATCAAACCATCAACTATTTTGCAAATCTAAAGTATTGGGTTCCATGAGAACTATCAATACCAAAAGGATAAATGAGCAAAGGATGATGATCCAAAAAACCAATCCTTGCAAGAACTTTAAAAACTGCATGAGGAAAAGCCAAATGCCAATTATCATTCGCCagtgtttaaattttttaattctatGTTGCATGTCAGATGGCTTATGTGAAGGTGATTCAATGAAGAAATGAGATCCCCAAACCAAATATATTGTACATTTGAGATGAATGAGATTGAACGTTATATAACCCAACTCTTGTTTTTCCCTGTTTAAACAAACATATCAAGAATTTAAGTCCCTATTTCATGCCTAACAAGATTACTTTACAATCAAGTCATGAATGAAAGTGTCTTGTCTCATACTATTCTATTTACGATTGAGGTGTCAACATTATTGAAATGTCAATCTTATCATATGTTTTTGCACCCTAGTTttgtttaaaaagaaaaaactagaACCACAATAAAACAATTGAAACGAGAAtccattttttattaacaaatatCACATGTTAAAAAAGAAGATACTACTGTTAAAATTAGATTGTCACCTCATCTGATTAAAAAATGGCCGGTGAACAATAACTTCAAAAAGATCAAGCAAAACATTCAAGTTGATTGAGTTAAAAAGATTTTGTCCAATTTGAACATAAAGCTGCATAAATGGCAAAAGAAAACAAGTGGTACGTTGAATAAAATTGTCAGCGagtattgaagaaaaaaaattatataaagcaATACAATGATTGATGGAATACAAATTACAACCAACCTAACGAAAATTACCTCAACCGAAGAGATGATATCAGATTGGGCCCGAGTAAGTCACAACAAAATTTCTGTTGGGTATGAGCTAAATTACTCTCCCAACATGCCTTAACAGAGTAGGTGGTGATTTTTCTATCAAAATCTCCTCAAATATCTTCGATATGTTATTTGCATCATCCTCTGACAAATTTCCACGGACAAGTCCCTCGATGAATATTTGAGTTCTCGCTTTATATCCACATCCTCACCACCATTCCACAcaagttttaatagcaattgaagcctAGAAGCATGTAAACACCtgaaaaaaatgaagttacttggcccagaagcaagaaaagtggaaaaaaacataaaaaaatggcaaaaacgtaataaacagcgcaACCATCGTACCCACTATGAATATCaacgtggcgcgatgagaagacggataaaattgaaaaaaatctgctgaaatctttaccatcgtggcacgatgacgACTTGAAAAGCACGCAGAAAATCTGAGGAAATcttccatcgcaccacgataggatccatcgtggccacgatgaggcaaaattacacgccatcgtggccacgatggttGCGATGGATGCGCAGAAAAAGTCCAAACCcaactgaaaaactataaatagagctcttcTCCTTCACAATTAGTCATTCATAAATATTGAGAACAATTCAATATTCAcaagagagttaggagaactctaaggaggaggcaaggagggctCAGGTGCTCCGAGGGCATAAGGGTAATCTTTATGCTtacttttctttattgttttgttaTGGTGTTTAGTAACTAAACCCCATCAGGGTTAGGTCAAGTAGATAAACTCCTCTATGAATGCTTGAGACATGGTATTTTCCAAAGTCTATATATAGATTGCTATTCATTTATTATCCGTTAGTATTTTGTATTTATCGTTTTATACACTAAGCATATATGATAGGCCACATATGTTGTTAGTAACTAAGGTCGAAGTGGATATCGTGACACATCTAAGACTTCGGAAACAAAGGGATACTATAACCTACCCAAATGAGACCaataaattcagtatctgcggTTCGGTTTGAGATTAAGAATTGTAGATAGTTAAATTCTGTACTGATATTAAGGAACCAGTTACGctagagaacttgttaaattaGGAACCTCTAAAGGTAAGGATGCCCTCTAAAGGCTGAACTCGTTAAGGTAAGGACAAATAACGAAGACTAAACCTAGTTTAACTTAGTTACCCTAAGCAGATTACAATAGAAGCAAGGGTAGTCTACTAGCCCTgctttaatagaaattaatctccaGATGATAGGTCGATAGTAAGCAGATATAGCGTCAGTTACCAAGCAGGACTAGGGGAGGAATTCGAAAAGTACTTAACCACTTGCTCTCATCTGAAACACAACTCTTTATTACAACTGCTCTTACTTTAACTACCATATATTATTACTTGTCAAAACCATTCTTCAATCAAACAAAGCGAATACAAAGCCTTTTACTTTAAATTACTTTCAAAAGCATAAATTCCTCAATAAAGCTGATAaccttggcacaatccctgtggagacaataacttactactttattacttgatAGCGATTCTGTACACTTGCAGAACCTCCGTCAACCGACAAAAAAACAACtattaaaacttcaaaaaaaaaattaaaaaaataaataataaataaaaaataaaaaatcatccaATAAACAACTACTACTATTATTTTGCCAAATCGTGTCAAGAAAGCGAGATGAAGTTGGATGACGTGGCggtaaacaaaattatttttaaaaaactaatttaaagacccgtgcattctattacttttatttgatatctaaatttgtcattatattaaggtagaaaattcatttagaattaaatatttaaaaaattattatataatattgttaaaatataagtggaattattgtgttttttcttgtaaatttatttattcatttttttatgttttcgtgataaataatggtcctgtgtatatttttaataaaaattataaattttattagaaatatttagggtaatttaataattttgatacTACTTAACTTTATTTAGTGgttaatattgtttatgtttctttttttttctgatgaaaaatattgtttatgttttttttataaagtattgttttttattaattatttctatattcttatttttatgcggtgtattcttattttttctatctttaatctataattttttttattgactaaactttttataatgtttttattgtggtttttcctatttttatgcgtatagattgttctattttgttcctatttttaatcatatcatcttttttttttatatttatcttatattttttctgtatatttgtttttttgtatttattttatattctttctatatatttttttttacttaatagaTTAGATTAGTATAATAGATTAAGTAATAGAAGAAACGGAAAACCTgattgatatatataatatataatggtTGACAAAACAACTTTGAactctcataaaaaaaaaaaacaactttgaaCTCTCCGAGGAATTTGAGGTTGCTCTTAAAACACACTACTACTATCTACTACTAGTACTTACGATGATTGCTCCTAAGATATAGCCACTAAGTAACATAATACTAAATCCATCCAAACACGATCCCTTTCATCTGAATCACCACCGCTGTTTCCGTTACAATGTCTAGGGTTCCTTCTTCTTCTACTCTTCCATCATCTTCAATGGCTTCCATCATCAAAGCCTATTCACTTCCTTTTATTCTCTTCTCCGCAGCCATGTTCTATCAGCTCTTTATTATTCCCAATGCTTTCCCTCCTTCTCATTATGACGGTTATTATTccctttctatttttctttttctttttttgttgaatggttttgttttgttatttttttgaattcTATGTTTTGATGATTTCAGTTCTGCAAATTGAGAGATATAGTTCTATTGATAAGGTCAAGGAAGCTTATGTCAATCTTCAAACTAAATGGTAATTTAATTTGTCTGTTTGAATTTGGTTAATGAATAAtggttttattgttttttgcaTTTGACAATtacttagggtctgtttggattgacttatttgaacttatttagtgacataagttttgtgaaactgtttggaagaacttatgaaaacagcttatgacaattttcataagttctccaatatagcttatgaaaacagatcatagcatatataaaaaaattatctttattttattttttgctataaaaatagcttgtgtaagcttatacataagcgcaTATCATGATAAGACTAGTTTCATGATCTTTCAGGAATTCGGATGCGGAAGCATTTGACGTTCATGAGTTTTTAAAGGTTAGCATCATTTTTGAGCTATCTGGTCTATAATTTGAAGTGGGATTGTTAAATATGGTGCAAACACTATGATCAGGATAACTCTAATCAGTTTTAACTTCAACTTTGTCTGATCCTTGTTATGTTTTTGTGTTGCCTTtctgatttaatttattttctaatgACCAGTTTGATTTATGTGgaataaaattgtattttattgcTCAAAGACTAGAATCTGTTGATTATTTATCATTGTAGAAAGACAGCTTTTGAAGTATATATCAATGATGTCATTATAGTTCTTAGGCATTGATTCTGCAATAGTCAGAAACCTACAGTTACAGTCTTGACTTTTTGAACTGTTCTACATTAGAAAAGTTGGTGAATCTAGCCCCTAGTATGAAATACTATATGAGAAGCGATATGAGAAGAGAAGTGAAGTTCCTTGTTTATGTAGGAGAGGTTCAAATTTAAAGTTGAAATAATGCCTTTGCTAGTGAATCTAGCCCCTAGTATGAAACAGTCTATTTACAAAACCCATTAATTTCAGCAAGATGAAACGAATGGTAGTATTTAAGTATATGCAAGTGAGAATAAAGGAGTGATCTCAAACTTTTATAATTGTGATTGATTACACTGAAGAAGTACAACATCAAAATGTGTATGTTTATGTGAGATTGTGTCtgtgtgtgtaaatatgttttaCAGACCAGGTATTTATAACAGTCCTAACAACTTCACTACCTGTTATAAAAGTATCTAGGCTACTGTACGTCTATTGGATAACCTACTTTGATAGGTCCTTGCTGGAAAATGATGGTGTGAATCTGTTTGAAAGCAAATACGGTTCAGGTCAATGAAGTGCAATAATTGGACATCTTATCGTAACTTGAATTTGTctgttaaaataataataaaaaaaaatcaagtccACTCTGGGGGGTTGTGAAGGTGGAACCCTACAATGCAATGTAACTCCTTTGCAAATGAATTGATGAAACTGTTTAGGATATAACCCAGAATATCTTCTAGTACACATTGAATTGGACttgtattttatttgtaatttagtATTATTGTCTCTTTCCTACCATATGTTCATGTACTACAATATGGTTTCATATGTTGTGTATATTCTTTATTTGGAAGCTGTCCATTATGACACAAGTGTTGTCGATTTACTATGGTTTTTTGTACTTATTTTGCTCTGAAAGCTTACAGATTCGATATGCCTATGAATTGCTGACAAATCCTTTATGGAAAAGAGACTATGACTTATTTGGAATTGATGAACAACTTGTGAGTACTTTCTTTTGCATTCTTTAAAACTCATGTCTGTTTTATATGACTTGTTCCAAGAGTGTGTCTCTTGTCCTTGATATATTGTGGTCTCCATTATTTCTTCATCTaaatgatatgttttttttttatgctagcATATCATTGAGAGTGCCAACAAGCGTTATGCAGGGAATAATATTTCAGAACTGGACTTCCCTTTACTACATGCCCCTTCCTCTGGTTAGTCAAGCCATTCCTCATAAATGACAGGAATTGTTTGTTGAATACTTTGTAGGATTTATGACATGGAAATATTTTCAATAATGTATGCATCGTTTCTTACATCTCAGAGTCTATTGATCATTCTGATAAAGTCATTACTGCTAGTGATTTCAAGTCTATACTTCCAGATGTAAAGCCATGGCTAATTCAGGTACGTAAAATGTAGAATATACTGGTATATTGTAAGTAATAATCTCCATTTGTGAAATTGAGTTGATTGTCTTCAAATTCGGGTTAGGCCTAACTATACTCCAAAAGCTAGATCATGTGGGTTAGGGCTTCCCACCACTTATAACCACTATTTTTGTCATAGCTAGCTCAATAGGCTCTGGTAATATCCATAGGATTTAGACCGAGTTTAACTCAATCCCAAATGCTAGCTCATGGGGACAAGGCTTGCCCACCATCTATAAccaatatgatataaatttgTACTAGTGATTCTTGTTCAGTTTTTAGGTATGTTTTTGGGATAAGAAAAGAAGCTAAATGTTCAgtataaaatatattgttttcGTGAACATATAAGCTAATATATGTTATGTGCTGTTGTTTCCCGAATGCAGCATTTTATCATTTTAGAAGCATGCGTAACTGGTGTAAGATCTTAAGAACATGTTCAACCTGCTGAATAGTTATTCATTTAAGGGATATTAGAGTTGTTATTTTGCATATCACTTTATTCTAAGGACTATAACAGGGATGCCTTATTTTAATAGagttaaaaagttttttaatgaaaattacAGTCTTACCTTCATAGAGGCATTTCCACCGCATGGGATCCACTGTAATCCTACTTAGTCAATGGCTAAAGGTCTCACTAATGCACAAGGGGGTTTTAATGGCTTTGAGGCAAGAGGCACCAAAATGTGAATGCCTCGTTGAAGAAAGTTGTGAACGTTAACAAAAGAAGATTAGAATAGTGAACTATCAATTAATATGCATCAATTTTCTTTCTACATAACATAACTACTCAAGTATAACCTTAACGTAAATATTGAGATGTTCAATTTACTAAATATCTTACTGCCCTGACTATTAGTCAAAAGCAGTCTGACATTGTGACTTTTTACTCTTTTAGCATCTCGGTTTGCAAGTTAGATGCA
This portion of the Trifolium pratense cultivar HEN17-A07 linkage group LG3, ARS_RC_1.1, whole genome shotgun sequence genome encodes:
- the LOC123918826 gene encoding NAC domain-containing protein 100-like isoform X1 encodes the protein MENVSVMCKEEDQMDLPPGFRFHPTDEELISHYLLRKVTDTNFSAKAIGEVDLNKSEPWDLPWKAKMGEKEWYFFCVRDRKYPTGLRTNRATEAGYWKATGKDKEIYRGKSLVGMKKTLVFYKGRAPKGEKTNWVMHEYRLDGKLSIHNLPKTAKQNEWVICRVYQKSLSSKKTCFSGGIMRLNSFGNELGSSILPPLTESSPYSIDKIKSPYVSCFSNPIERNQVGIFNTFSNNPFEVHSNHSINLPKNTLSIGSFYSNQEVQTTPNLPLSGSVYNNGSNFENQQHLPVSTAPIDISTLWNY
- the LOC123918826 gene encoding NAC domain-containing protein 100-like isoform X2, with amino-acid sequence MENVSVMCKEEDQMDLPPGFRFHPTDEELISHYLLRKVTDTNFSAKAIGEVDLNKSEPWDLPWKAKMGEKEWYFFCVRDRKYPTGLRTNRATEAGYWKATGKDKEIYRGKSLVGMKKTLVFYKGRAPKGEKTNWVMHEYRLDGKLSIHNLPKTAKNEWVICRVYQKSLSSKKTCFSGGIMRLNSFGNELGSSILPPLTESSPYSIDKIKSPYVSCFSNPIERNQVGIFNTFSNNPFEVHSNHSINLPKNTLSIGSFYSNQEVQTTPNLPLSGSVYNNGSNFENQQHLPVSTAPIDISTLWNY